From the uncultured Methanomethylovorans sp. genome, the window ATATCAGATGGGCACTATGTACGTGGAAAGCCGTGAACCTTTGGTAATAGCGGTAGAGAACTCCTTTGATTACAGGCTGATATCCACCATAGGGAAAAACCTATGCTCTTTTACAGAGGGTATTATTGAAGGAACAATGGTACACTCTCTTAATATTACTTGCTGTGTGCAGGAAGTAGAATGTTGTGGTAATGGAAAGGAAAGATGTCTTTTCATTGTTCATTTCCTCAATAAATAAATAAATAAATAATTTTGTCACTCGGAAGAACCTATTATCACTCCAAGTTCTGAAGGTATAAACCTTCCAATAGCTGCGACTATACCGGGTCCATCCGTGGTTTCCCTGCAAACGATTGCATGTTCCATAATTCCAAGCCTTTCAATGCCGTATATGTCTCTGGCATGCCCGGTCTTTTTTACTGCAGCTTTAAGTTCAGATCTGGTAATAGCATTTGCCGTCACTCGATCGTACCCTGCTTTTTTCCATTGCCACCAGGCGTCTGCTTGATATTTACTGAACTTACCTCTTATTTGAGGTTTTATGCCTATAATCTCTACTTCTACGGGTAGATACTTTATCATGCCGAAACGTAATGATATTTGCTTTGCACTTCCTGTACCGAGGTTTTTCATATTTTCAGGAGAAATAATTACTTTTGTGCCAATATCCACAATGATTTTATCTTCTTCAATAGACTCAATAAATCCTTTATATATTGTCCCTTCAGATGGACTCAACATAGGAGTACCATATTGTCTTACGAGAAGATTACTGGCAAATTCCTCGTCCTCTCCTTCAATCTCGGCAATAGCCCATCCATCACAAGAAACAGCAACTGCAGCCTTTGCAGTTAGTTCTTTCAGTTCATTCGCAATAGTGGCAGAAACAGCATCTATAGTTTTTTTTTCGTTACCATAGATCTTTATGCATAATGTGATCTTATTCATATCTTATGATCTCTTACTGGTTTATAAGTGACTCAAGAAGATCTTTTGTATCACTGAAATACTCCAGTGTAGCATTGTCGATAGCATGATATTCTTGTATGATGTTCTCGATTTTCTTGAGGTCCCTCTTAAAAGGTCCTAGTCTCATTATAACAGTTTCCCTATCAGCTCCACTGCTGATGAGTTCATTATAAATGGAAACAATAGTATCATTCAGTCTTTTTGTCTTCTCATATATGTCATGCTCTTGATCGGAGATGACTTCTTTAATGTTGGAAGACAAATCTGCATTGCCTTCGTCTTCGGCCTGCCCCATTCCTTCCGGCAATTCTCCTTCCAGTGCAATGATCAGATTTTTGAGGGCTTCCACTACTTTAAAACCTGAGTCTGTAAGCTCCACATATTTGACCCGCCCTTCCATTGTGAATTTTACCAAGCCGTGTTCTTCCATTTTCGAGAGAATCTTCGTCGTGTGCGCAAAAGTCGAGTTGATCTCTTTAGTAATCACAGAAGCATACGTTTTCTGGAAGGACCAGATGGCAAGGAGTGCCAATGTAGGTTTTTCCTGCAGGAAGAGTTGTTCAGCATATTCTTTAGCCATAATTTCTCTCTCTTTTTTATTAGGTCCCGAGAATTAGAAGAGAATAATCTAGTAAATTCTATCTATTTTATTGTATATTACTATATGTAATCATAGATATGTGAACATATTTATATTTATCGAAATCTTCTCAGAGTGTCTAATATTCCCTCAAGTCCTGCATTAGTTTTAAAAGATGTTCCGCTGAAATGTGTTCGTGAAGCTTCAAATCCACTTGTTACTAATTCCTTAAGCAGTTCTTCCATGGGTATGGCAGATATTCCCAGTTTTTTTGACAGAAGGTGTTGGTCGTAAAAAGTAGGTACATCTAGTTCATTTTTACACAGCTCGACCAGCTTCACTGAATGTTCCTTTTTTCCAAATTCTTTTTTATTTAGCTGCACTAATATGGAATCACAAAAGTCTTTGTCATGAAGAGGGCCAAGCCACAGAGGACCAGCGATACTGGCTTTATTTCCGCATATTTCGCATTTCTCGGGTATGCTTACTGCCAATCCATAGTGAACAGACCTACCTGAACATTTCGTACAATGTGCTATGAATCCCATATTTTTTAAGCATTTATCGGTGCTTTTGGCACTTTTTTTTACTTTAAGGTATGCCCTTACATAATGTCTGGTAGCATGGCAAAATAAAGGATCCATAGCCTTATCATGTCTTGCAAGGTCTCGTGCTATTCTACCAAGTAAAATACGTACTCCCATTTCACTGTGATACTCAACGTTCAAAGGCACCGCATCATATTTCCGAATGCCGGAATTCAAATGTGCTCCGCACAAAGGTGCAGTATCCGTAGCTGTAACTGCAAGCATATTTATAACTGAATTGCATGCAGCATCGAGATAAGTAGTTGGTGATCCAAAGGGGTCTATATCTACTATATTATAACGTTCTTTATGCAATAGCACATTAGCATTACCTAGGCATATCCTTATTTTCTCGGTGAGTTGATTAAGTTCTGCATTTTTCTTAATAAGATCATATGCCTCTTCGCTCCAGTCATTAAGGGTAACATTAATTCCTACCTCTTTTGCGATCCTAAGTCCACGAATGCCGGAAGCTGAAAGTGCATCCACATAGGTAACATCCGACAAAGACAGCTGTTTGCGAGATGCTATAAGCTCAGAATACGCAGCGATCGCTGCCACTGATATATCACGATTCAATTCCATTTGCGGATTGTAAAAAACACTTGCAGAAGAAATGGAAAGCGGTTGGTCCTCCGGGACCACGGGGACCAATGCCTGGGTACAACCTTCTAAAATAATCCTGGTGTTCATTGGTCCCAATCGACTGACTGTTATTATTTAACTATGATGGTTCCGCTCATCCTAGGGTAACCTGTAATACTATAATTAAATGTCCCAGTTTCATTGAAGGTATAGCCAAAAGATTCTCTATATCCAAGACTCTTAGTTTCCCATAATCCATCCTCGCTTGTAAGGACAAATAATCTTCTAGGATCATTAAAATTAGTCCAGTATACAGTGTCTTTAGGTGCTACCACAAGTGTATTTGGAGATGATAGATATTTTTCCAGGCGTACGGTAAAAGTACGTGGTGATCCAGTATCTACCACTTTTAGCACATCGGTTGTAGTATCTTCAGTAGACACATTTACAGCAGGCACATTTACAGCAGGCTGCTCTTCTGCAGTTGTAGTAACGCTTTGTTCACTTTCATTCAAATATGTGGTATTTGTAGTATCAGTAGTGACATTCTCAGTACTAATATTACTAACATTATCTGTTGCATTAATGCCACTATCTGTTGTTTTGTCATCAGTACAACCAGACAACATGACAGAAGACAGCATCAGTAATAATATCAAAGTTTTTACTTTCATCCCTATCACCTGTTTATATATTAATACTCTCTACCTAATAAAGTTTCACTTCAAAACTTCAGAAGTTCAACTTCTATTTTATGCTCTATACCACCATTGTTTATCTTTATAAGAGCAGCGTATCCTAAAGCTGCCATGCCTGGGTTAACAACTACTGTTCCCTTTGTTCTTACAACTCCTCGAGCTTCGTGTATGTGTCCGCATACAATAAGTTCAGCTTTTCCTATGAAAGCTGAGATGGATGTACACCCCACATGTCCGGCTGGCACTTCATCCAGATAACCATATGGAGGAGCATGAGTGAGCAATACTATCTTCCTATTATTGCTTTCCGAAACCTTCAATGTTTCCTCTAGTCCCAATCCAATGTCGCATTCTTGCATCTCAAAAGGTGTGCAGAAAGGAGTTGGATTGGATCCTCCATAACCAATGAATAAGGTATCATCGATTGTATAGGATTTTTGGTGGAGGTTTACAGCTTTTGAATTATCAAGCACTTTAAGTATAGATGGTTGATCACAATTTCCAGGTACTGCCAAAATAGGTGCATCAAAAAGTTCGAAAAGCTCCAATGCTTTTTCATCTGGGCCGAAGTTTGTGATGTCTCCTGCCACAAGAACCAAGTCTATTTCCCCAGCCTTTTTTAGAAGACCACCGATCTTCGAATAATTCCCATGAGGGTCAGCAATTGCAAATATTCTCACTTAAGATGCACCTCAGCATTAATATCTACTTATGGCTTTTTCAATCATTTCTATATCCATCTCTCAGAAGGATCTGTCTCCTCCGAGTATTCCACCTATTACTTTTCCCCCAATTCCGCCGACACCAGTTGATTCATCACGGTTCTGGTATCTTGCTGCGGCCATTACCCTGTCAGCAAGTCTGGAGAATGGAAGGCTCTGCAGGAATACTTTTCCAGGGCCACGTAAAGTTGCAAGTACCACACCTTCCCCACCAAATAGCGCATTCTTGAATCCACCTACAAAGCCAATGTCATAGCTAACACTTTCTGCAAATGCACATACACAGCCGGTATCAACTCTGATTACCTCTCCTACTTTGAGGTCTCTTTCTATGATTGTGCCACCTGCGTGAACAAAAGCCAGACCATCGCCTTTTAGTCTCTGCAGGATAAAACCTTCGCCTCCAAAAAGCCCTGCCCCGAGTTTTTTAGTGAATGTAACTTCAATCTCTATTCCCTTAGCAGCACATAGAAAAGCATCTTTTTGGCAGATGAAACTTCCTCCCAACTGTGAGAGATCAAGAGGTACGATTTTTCCTGGATAAGGAGCTGCAAAAGCTACATATCCCTTTCCTTCCCCTTCGTGAGTAAAGTTAGTGATGAAAAAACTCTCTCCAGTAACAGCTCGTTTAAGGCCTTTCAATAAGCCTCCACCAGTTGAAGTTTCCATTTTTATGCCAGGACCCATATACATCATAGCTCCTGCTTCTGCTCTTACGCTTTCCTTGGGATCCAACTCTATTTCCACAAGTTGCATGTCGTTTCCAATAATTTTGTAATCAATAACATCTACCATATTTTCACTCCTTTATTTAGATTTTACCACAAATTCTCGAATTTTAGCATTAGAATTGCTTTTGCTACTCATATATAGTTTTAGCGGAAGAAAAGATAAAAACTTAATTATATCAGGTGTGCATAAGTGACAGAGTGAGATAATCTATGGAGGAGAAGAGAGCAGTTTTTAAGGAAAATGCACATTTAATAGCTCAGTATCATCCTGATATTGATGTTCTCGCGGATGAGTTCTGTGCAAAGGCAGATGCACAAAAAATAAATTCAATTGATTTTAGTACACGCTTAAATCCTTTGGGCAGTGTTTTTAATTACAAACAAAATGATTTGGATCTCAATGGTTTGATAGATGCTGCTAAAAAACAAATTGGCCAATATCCAGATAGCCGATACCTAGAATTTAGAGCTGCAGCTGCAGAGTTTATAGGAAAAGGTCTAACTTCCGCTAGCATTGTGCCTGGAAACGGGATATGTGAAATCATAAGACTTGTTTTGGGTTGCACCCTTGAAAAAGGCCATATAGTACTTACTCAGTTCCCTTCTTCACCAGAGTATGCCCTCAATTCTATGTTATTTGGAGCTCGTGTGTTACCACTTCCTCCTCATGAACTATTGTTAACAGAAGATGATGTGTTATCCTGTGCACAAGTCGTGCTTTTATCCAATCCTGCCAATCCGGGAGGCCGCCTAATTTCTAGAAAGGAATTAAGGCATTTTGCAGAAAGGTGTGCTGAACACAAGACAATGCTCATTGTGGATGAATCCTGCATTGAACTATGTGATCCATCCCAGACTCTTGCAGGCTATACTTTTGGAAATGATTATCTTGTGATCATTCGCTCTATTGCTCATGTGTTTTCAATTCCGGGGCTCAAAGCAGCTTATGCCATCGCTTCCGAGAATTTGGCTCAATATTTAAACAATGCTCGTCTTCCTTGGAGCATCGGTGCGTTTTCAGATGTATTATGCACAGCTGTGCTTAATATGGAAGGTGGAATCAACTCCAGGTATCTGGAGGAATCCAGGCAGCTTGTACAATCTCAACGTAATTATCTGATTAACCGCATAGGTCGGATCTATGGTTTTTCTCCTCAGCATTCTGATGCGAATTATCTTCTCGTGGACCTCAAAGACCTTTTTATGGATTCTCATACGCTTGCCGAGAGCCTTGCATCAAAAGGTTTTCTTATTAAGGACTGCAGTTCCTTTTTCCAGGCAGAAAAGCAGTTTGTCCGAATAGGTCTGCGTATACAGGAAGATAATGATATACTTTTAAGGGCTATAGGTGAAGTTCTTACTGAAACCAGTAAAGAGGGTGCAAGGGAACGATTGGAGGTTGCCATAGAAAGTGCTGCAGCAGGATCCGCTCCGGCGAGCAGGGGCACATGCCAATATTATCCATGTCATTTCAAAGGACAGGACTGTACTTTTTGTTTTTGTCCGTTCTATGCGTGCGAGGATGAGCGTACCGGAGGCAAGTGGATAATAGCATCCAGTGGTAATAAGGTATGGAGTTGCGAGAACTGTACCTATATACATCAGTCAAGGTTATCCCGTCAAATACTTGACCTCCTCATGGAAGACGGGGATACTGAATATAACATACAAAAGGCTTGGAGCTTAGTAATAAAGCCTTTACTATAATTTATGTTACCATATTGGCGTACAAAAACTGTGGAGCTTAAGCTTTACACAAGTTTAATTTAATTGCAGTAAACTTAATTAAATAACTTAATATAGGTCCTGTTATCTAAAAAAAGGCGATAACTGTGTCAAGACAAACAAAATTTATCCCGGTCAGAGAACATCTGCTAAAGGTCCAGCCATGCAAACACGGAGGCTTGGTGAGAAAAACATCACAGCAATACGGCATACCGGAATCCCAACTGTTGGATGCAAGTGCCAGTCTTAACCCATATGGAACTCCTTTTGATCATCCATACACCGGGCTTGATATGGATACTATATTGCACTCTGCTCTTAAGAGAATGGATCAATACCCTGATAATCGTTATATGGAGTTCAGAAAAGCAGCTGCAAGGTTTATAGGAAAAGGCATGACAGCGGAAAATATTATTCCAGGTAATGGTTCATCGGAAATTATCCGGCTAGTTGCAGAGACTGTCATAGAAAAGGGAGATATAGTACTTATTCCATCGCCTACCTTCAGCGAATATGAACAACAGTGCAGTATATTCGGAGCTGAGATCCGATATATACAGCAGGATATGCTGCCTGACGTGCCAACAGATATCTTACAAGGTGCCAGGCTTCTTTTCGTGTGTAATCCTAATAATCCCACTGGTAAGTTGTTCACCAGAGACGAAATCCAGAGCCTCATTGACAAATGCAGAGAAAATGATGTGATCCTTTTCGTTGATGAAGCCTTTATAGAACTGGCAGACCCATCGCAGACCATTGTGGATCTTGTGCAGTCCAATGACCATCTGTTCATCCAACGTTCCCTTACCAAGGCTTTTGCTATTCCTGGCATCAGGATGGGTTTTGGGGTTGCTTCGATAAATATAGCAACATTACTTAACAATGCAAGGCTTTCGTGGAACATAGGATGTGTAGCAGAAGAAGTAAGCACTGTTCTTATGAATATGGAGGGGGGCTGTTACAGTCAATATCTTATAGAATCCAGGGAAATGATCACCCGAGAGCGAGAGTTCCTTATGCAAAAACTGGAACGCCGTGGATTCAGACCCCTTGAGAGCACTGTGAATTATATTTATGTGGACATAAGCGATCTGTCAATGGACTCAACAGAATTAACGGAAAGAATGGCAGTACATGGTGTTTTAATTAGGGATTGTAGTTCTTTCCAGAATATTGGAAAACATCACATACGCATAGCTGTACGTACCAGGGAGGAAAATCAGCGGATAGTGGACTGTATAAGGCAGGTAATCCAGGAATGGGGCAGAGAACAAGCGATTATTTATCTGGAGCGTAACCTTTCAAAGGCCCGGGAGAAAGGGTCTTTGGGAAGCAATAAAGAATGTAATTACTATCCATGCCATTATGAGGGTCAAGATTGCACTTTTTGTTTTTGTCCATTTTATCCCTGCCAGGATGAGCGTACAGATGGCAAGTGGATAACCGGTTCAAGTGGCAATGATGTATGGAGCTGTCTTGATTGCAGAATAGTGCATGAACCTGCAGTAGTTGAAAGGATGCTCTCTGTGCTCACTGCTGAGGGTTGTACTGAGCAAGGCATTAAAAAGGCATGGGAAAAGGTCATGGAGCCTCGATTATGTTCTTCACAATAAGTGCATTTGATCTAATTGCTGTATTATTCCTGGCTTTTATCATTGATCTGGCAGTGGGAGAACCTCCTTTTGCCATACACCCTGTTGTATGGATAGGTAATCTTATCTCTTTTTTCAAGGGTAAGGCACCTTCCAAAAACAGAAGGCTTTATGGTATATTTATGGCATTTTGTTGCATACTTTTCGCTGCTCTTATTGGCATAGTTGCCACTGTGATACTTGATACTGAAAGCATACCTGCAATTATCAGGTACCTTATAGCTGCCTGGTTTCTCAAGATCACTTTTGCCGTACGCTGCCTCATGGATGCAGGTAAAGAGGTATATGGAGAACTTGCAAAAGGAGATTTGGATGGAGCAAGGAAGAAACTCTCCATGTATGTAAGCAGAAACACTTCTAAACTAACGCAGGAGCAGGTGTCATCTGCTGTGATAGAGACATCATCGGAGAACTTTGTTGACGGTATTCTCTCACCGTTGTTCTACTTTGCGTTGTTCGGACCATTCGGGATAATTGCAGCATATGTATTCAAAGCAACAAGCACTCTTGATTCCATGGTGGGTTACAAGGACCCTCAGTACTTGCATCTTGGATGGTTCTCTGCAAAATCAGATGATATATTTAACTGGATACCAGCCAGATTATCTCTGATACCTATATTCATAGCAGCTATTCTCTTGCGCCTGATACCATCATTTTCTAAATCACTTGATCCTCTAAACGCTGTAAATCTTGCAATAGAGGATGGAGCCAAGACTCCATCTCCAAACTCCGGCTATCCCATGGCAGCTTTTGCGGGAGCTATGGATGTTCGTCTTGAGAAACCCAATGTATATGTGCTGGGTACAAGAAATCCCTATCCACAGTTCGTTCATATTAAATTGGCACGTAGTCTTATCTTTGTTTCTTCTGTGATCTCTATACTGATGTGCGCTTCCATGCTTTACATTATAATGAATCGCTTCTATGCATTTTATTAATGACCAAAGTGATGAGTATGAAATTATCAGATATCAAAAATAATGATATGAAAAAGGACCAGTCAAAAGAACTGGAAGGTGATATCCCCTTGGATATAAGAGATATACTGGAGGAAGAGGGTATCACTGTGCAAATGCTAGTTGACACAGCACTGGAGCTTTATGTCCCACACCCGGGCATAGAGACACGGGAAAAAGCAGAAGAAGTGTTTCTGGGAGAACTTGATATAGCTTTGTCTGATCCAAACCTATGTCTTCTGATATATGCTGGCATGTTGCTTGAAAGAGAAGGGCGTAATGGTCATCTTCCGAATATCAGCAGAAAATCATATGAAAGAGACCTTACATTCATAATAGCTGATGAAGTTCTCGGAATGAGTATTTCCAGGTATATCAGTGGTGATAAGGGTACTTTTGAGTTTGTACGTTTCGATAAGCAAAAACCAGGCATTCTTTCAAAACTAGGTCCTTTTATGGACGATGTAATTGGAGGTCTTATTGGCGGTGTTTCCGCAAGTATGTATACCCGGAGCATGGCTGAATCAGGCCTTAAGAAAGAAAAAAGCAGATGAGAAGAAAAGTAAGAATAATGACAACAGTGGTGTGATCGCAGGATGAATAATTTCTTTCTGGCAGTAAGGTCAAGTTTTGGTTTTCTTTCCACTATTCCTGTCGGGCTGACAATGGAAGGTCTGGATGAGTTCTTCAAGAGGACTTATTTACATATCCTTGTAGGCGCTGTTTTGGGGCTACTTATGGGTGCGTTCTCTTTCTTAGCCATGATGACATTGCCACAGCAAATAAACGCTATACTGACAATTGTCTTTGTATACTACCTAACAGGTCTTAACCATCTTGATGGCCTTGCAGATTTGGGTGATGGTTTGACTGCTCATGGATCAGTGGAAAAGAAGATTCGTGCTCTTAAGGATGTTGCACTTGGCATAGGAGGTGTAGGATTTTGTACAATGGGCATTCTGGCATTCTATTCGTCAATAATATCTCTTCAATCTGAAGCTCTCGTGTTTTCTGGCAATGACATATCCAATGCTGCTAAGATATTATTTTGTTCCATGCTGGTAGCGGAAGTATCTGCAATGCAATGCATGCTCACAATAGCAGCTTTCGGTAAGTCTATTCATGAAGGTTTGGGATCTATCCTGGTGCAGAATACAACTATCCCAAAGTATGTTGTCGGACTATTTGGTTCAGTTGTAATATGTTCTCTTGCTTTGGTACCTTTTGGACTTTGGTATGGAGGACTTATTGCTCTTGTAGCTGCTATTATTTCAGCTTTAGTCGTATTGAACATCAGTAACAGGCATTTTGGTGGCATGAATGGGGATGTAATTGGCACTTCCAATGAGGTGGGAAGAACTATTGCCCTTATAATGATCGTATTGGTATTGAGCTATCATAACGGAGGTATTGCATGGATGCTATAATTATGGCCGGAGGTTTGGGAAGTAGGCTTGGAATGGGTGAGAAACCATGTGTGACTTTGCTGGATAAGCCGTTGATAACGTATGTTGTAGATGCTTTGAAGGAGTCTTCTGGAATAGATAAGGTGTATGTTGCGGTTTCCCCTGCCACCCCTCTAACCCAGAGCTTCCTTCAGAAAAAGTACAATGGGGAAGTAAGGGCTATTATGACCGGAGGAGGTAATTACGTAGGTGATATGATATATGCAGTAAAAGAGGCAGCTATAATTTCTCCTGTTCTAATCATCATGGCTGACCTACCATTGCTTAAGGGCAAACACATTGATTATGTTATCGAGGAGTATAATAAATGTGGGAAGCCTGCAATGTCTGTGTTCTCTCCTCTTTCTGTTTGTAAAGGGCTTTCAGTAAGACCAGATACTGTATTTAATTGGGGTGGAGAACTGATAGTGCCTTCTGGTGTCAATATCATAGATGGTAGTAATATCGAGCAGGAACAGGATTATGAGAGTCTGGTGAGCCAGGAAATTGCTTTTGCATTGAACATTAACCGTGCAGAAGATCTGTGTAGATGCAAAGAGATAATAGAACAAAGATTACTATCTCAAGCGTGATATCTATTACAGATAAGATTAGAGAGGTATGTGATGACTATCGCAGGAAAAGTACTCCTCGCAGAAAAGGAATATTCTGTGGATACCCTAAAAGTCATAACAGGACACTCTGTACTCAAAGACCTTGATTCAATATCTGATGAGTTGCTTCTTCTTTGCAGCGTGATCGATAATCCGTATCTCTTGCCTTATTTTCTTGAGACTTTCTATTCCATGCAGCTTAGGGATGAAAATTTTTTTCATTTTGCCTTACTTCGGGTGCAGGTTGATTCTCAGTTGCGGATGAACGAAGATATTCAGAAGCATCAGCATCGAATGTATGTGGCAAGAACCTTGGAGAAACTGCTGTTCAATGAACTTTTGCTTGAGACTGTTTCAGTTCAGGAGATAGTAGAGTAAAACTTTTTTAAAAATATACGAGATTATCTTTATATTCTATAATATAGATTGACCTCTCAAATTAATGATGTATATATAAATGTATATTTTTGTTGGGAGAGGCAATCAATTGACTGAGAGGCAAATCACATCTTCACATCCGCCTATAGCGAGAGAAAATTATTCAATAAAAACGTATATCCAAGAATCATTGTTATCAATATCCTCTAGTTTTGCAACTTGTGAGAATACTGACGAATCCATCAAACAATGCCTTGCCATTATAGGTGAACTTTGTGAGGCAAGTAGAAGTTCTGTTTTTCAGTTCATTGAACATGGTACTCTCATTTCAAATACTCACGAATGGTGCAGGGAAAGAGTAAAATCAAAAACACCAATGTTGCAATGTGCACCTTTATCCAGTTTTCCATGGTGGATGGAACAGCTTATGAAAAGGAACATTATCAGAATAAATGATATTTCTACTCTTCCTCCTGAAGCCTCTGCAGAAAAGAAAACGTTTGAATCTCTTGGAATAAGCTCTATTCTTTCTTCCCCGATCTTCATTAAAAAGGAATTAATTGGATTTGTAAGCATAGAGAATGATGCAGGATTATATTCCTGGCAGCAGAGTGACATGTCATTCATGCGCGTGGTAGCCGATATTATGGGTTTTGTACTTGAACGTCAAGCTGCAGACGTATGTTTAAAGGAATATTCAAATGAAGTGCTATTATACAAAGGAGAACTACGTTCCTTGGAGCAAATGAAGGATGAGTTTCTTTCCAACGTCAGCCATGAACTCAAAACCCCTCTTATCTCTATTAAAGGATATACGGAATTATTACATGACCATGTACTGGGGTACCTCAATGCTCAGCAGGAAAAGGCTGTAGTTACGATCTTGCATAACTCTTCCAGACTCGAACACTTAATTAATTCTTTGCTATACATTAGTTCAGTTCATTTAGGTGATCCAAAATATAAATTTAGCTTAGCAAACATTGAAAATCTGCTTAACAGAGCTATTGAGTCAGCTGTATCGCACACAAGAAAACAAGGCGTTGAGATAATTACTGATATACAGCCTGATATGCCTGATATATACGTCGACGAGACAAAAATTTCCGGTGTATTTTCCCGTTTGATCGAGAATGGACTTAAGTTCACACCTTCTTCTGGAACTGTAAGTCTCAGGGCCTTTGCAGATAATGAGGAACTGCATGTATCAATTGCGGATACCGGTGTAGGTATTCCAACAGAGTACCTTGAGCAGTTATGCGAACTTTTTTTTCAGGTAGATGGTTCTGAGGCACGTAAATATGGAGGTATCGGTGCTGGCCTGTATATATGTAAACAAGTGGTTATAGCGCACAAGGGCATCATGTGGGCTGAAAGTGAAGAAGGTAAAGGTTCGGTCTTTCACGTAATCCTTCCTTTTCAATATGAGGTTTGAATAATTGAATTCCTGTATTCAACTATCCTTTTTTGCTTAAAACGTAGAACAAAGCATTTAAATTGAATACCGCAATAGGTGAATATCTAATAATCATGCTTATGGAGACTTCCTATGCTAAAGGAGATCACAGGTCAATACAACGCAGGTGAGATCGAATCCAAGATACACCTTTTCTGGGATGAGATCGATGCGTACTCAAAAGTACGCCAACGCAGAATGGGTGCAAAGCGTTTCTTTTTCGTGGACGGTCCACCCTATACCACCGGCCATATACACCTAGGTACCGCATGGAACAAAATCATCAAGGATTCCATACTTAGGTACCGTT encodes:
- a CDS encoding tRNA (guanine(10)-N(2))-dimethyltransferase, which codes for MNTRIILEGCTQALVPVVPEDQPLSISSASVFYNPQMELNRDISVAAIAAYSELIASRKQLSLSDVTYVDALSASGIRGLRIAKEVGINVTLNDWSEEAYDLIKKNAELNQLTEKIRICLGNANVLLHKERYNIVDIDPFGSPTTYLDAACNSVINMLAVTATDTAPLCGAHLNSGIRKYDAVPLNVEYHSEMGVRILLGRIARDLARHDKAMDPLFCHATRHYVRAYLKVKKSAKSTDKCLKNMGFIAHCTKCSGRSVHYGLAVSIPEKCEICGNKASIAGPLWLGPLHDKDFCDSILVQLNKKEFGKKEHSVKLVELCKNELDVPTFYDQHLLSKKLGISAIPMEELLKELVTSGFEASRTHFSGTSFKTNAGLEGILDTLRRFR
- a CDS encoding metallophosphoesterase, translated to MRIFAIADPHGNYSKIGGLLKKAGEIDLVLVAGDITNFGPDEKALELFELFDAPILAVPGNCDQPSILKVLDNSKAVNLHQKSYTIDDTLFIGYGGSNPTPFCTPFEMQECDIGLGLEETLKVSESNNRKIVLLTHAPPYGYLDEVPAGHVGCTSISAFIGKAELIVCGHIHEARGVVRTKGTVVVNPGMAALGYAALIKINNGGIEHKIEVELLKF
- a CDS encoding aminotransferase class I/II-fold pyridoxal phosphate-dependent enzyme, whose translation is MEEKRAVFKENAHLIAQYHPDIDVLADEFCAKADAQKINSIDFSTRLNPLGSVFNYKQNDLDLNGLIDAAKKQIGQYPDSRYLEFRAAAAEFIGKGLTSASIVPGNGICEIIRLVLGCTLEKGHIVLTQFPSSPEYALNSMLFGARVLPLPPHELLLTEDDVLSCAQVVLLSNPANPGGRLISRKELRHFAERCAEHKTMLIVDESCIELCDPSQTLAGYTFGNDYLVIIRSIAHVFSIPGLKAAYAIASENLAQYLNNARLPWSIGAFSDVLCTAVLNMEGGINSRYLEESRQLVQSQRNYLINRIGRIYGFSPQHSDANYLLVDLKDLFMDSHTLAESLASKGFLIKDCSSFFQAEKQFVRIGLRIQEDNDILLRAIGEVLTETSKEGARERLEVAIESAAAGSAPASRGTCQYYPCHFKGQDCTFCFCPFYACEDERTGGKWIIASSGNKVWSCENCTYIHQSRLSRQILDLLMEDGDTEYNIQKAWSLVIKPLL
- a CDS encoding MarR family winged helix-turn-helix transcriptional regulator; the protein is MAKEYAEQLFLQEKPTLALLAIWSFQKTYASVITKEINSTFAHTTKILSKMEEHGLVKFTMEGRVKYVELTDSGFKVVEALKNLIIALEGELPEGMGQAEDEGNADLSSNIKEVISDQEHDIYEKTKRLNDTIVSIYNELISSGADRETVIMRLGPFKRDLKKIENIIQEYHAIDNATLEYFSDTKDLLESLINQ
- a CDS encoding DUF2110 family protein, with protein sequence MNKITLCIKIYGNEKKTIDAVSATIANELKELTAKAAVAVSCDGWAIAEIEGEDEEFASNLLVRQYGTPMLSPSEGTIYKGFIESIEEDKIIVDIGTKVIISPENMKNLGTGSAKQISLRFGMIKYLPVEVEIIGIKPQIRGKFSKYQADAWWQWKKAGYDRVTANAITRSELKAAVKKTGHARDIYGIERLGIMEHAIVCRETTDGPGIVAAIGRFIPSELGVIIGSSE
- a CDS encoding TIGR00266 family protein, whose amino-acid sequence is MVDVIDYKIIGNDMQLVEIELDPKESVRAEAGAMMYMGPGIKMETSTGGGLLKGLKRAVTGESFFITNFTHEGEGKGYVAFAAPYPGKIVPLDLSQLGGSFICQKDAFLCAAKGIEIEVTFTKKLGAGLFGGEGFILQRLKGDGLAFVHAGGTIIERDLKVGEVIRVDTGCVCAFAESVSYDIGFVGGFKNALFGGEGVVLATLRGPGKVFLQSLPFSRLADRVMAAARYQNRDESTGVGGIGGKVIGGILGGDRSF